In Acidicapsa ligni, a single window of DNA contains:
- a CDS encoding flavin reductase family protein, whose protein sequence is MYAPQSVSSQKMHSIDPSDHTVGEIYKLMVGLIVPRPVALVSTIDRDGVHNVAPFSFFNGVGSNPPTVIFCPTLRSSGDQRKDTLRNVEQTGEFVINIVSSAIAEATNAAAADVGPEVDEFQLAGLTPIASEVIRAPRVAEAPAQLECKLLQIIFAGEGPGAGVIVLGQIVRFHVRADLESNFRIDPEKLDAVGRMAGNTWVSTHDRFELIRPK, encoded by the coding sequence ATGTACGCGCCCCAGTCTGTCAGCTCACAGAAGATGCACAGTATCGACCCCTCCGATCACACGGTTGGCGAGATCTACAAATTGATGGTTGGCCTGATCGTGCCGCGTCCCGTCGCCCTGGTCTCCACTATTGATCGTGACGGAGTTCACAACGTTGCACCTTTCAGCTTTTTCAATGGGGTCGGCTCCAATCCCCCGACGGTGATTTTTTGCCCCACGCTTCGCTCCAGCGGCGATCAGCGAAAAGACACGCTGCGCAACGTCGAGCAGACGGGCGAATTTGTCATCAACATCGTCTCATCGGCGATTGCTGAGGCCACCAACGCTGCCGCCGCTGATGTTGGTCCCGAAGTAGACGAGTTTCAGCTAGCCGGCCTGACGCCTATCGCAAGCGAAGTAATCCGCGCGCCCCGCGTAGCCGAGGCACCGGCGCAACTGGAGTGCAAGCTGCTTCAGATTATCTTTGCTGGAGAAGGTCCGGGAGCTGGCGTGATCGTTCTCGGCCAGATTGTTCGCTTTCACGTTCGAGCCGACCTGGAAAGCAATTTTCGCATCGATCCGGAAAAGCTTGACGCCGTGGGCCGCATGGCTGGTAACACCTGGGTGAGCACGCATGACCGCTTCGAGCTGATTCGGCCTAAATAA